One region of Oryza sativa Japonica Group chromosome 5, ASM3414082v1 genomic DNA includes:
- the LOC4338351 gene encoding lysine-specific demethylase JMJ18: MEIASAAAHQISPMVSSRDPGEEASAPPPPPPRRGEKRRMRGRTPSPEPASAPQDLCPSGACGDNVAGATTTNGKWHPHESYRPEIDDAPVFTPTEEEFKDPIRYITSIRPQAEKYGICRIVPPSSWRPPCSLKEKNFWECTEFNTRVQQVDKLQNREPTKKKSQPRVQKKRKRRKRLRFGMTHRRPSANTSEDCADADEKFGFQSGSDFTLDEFQKYADEFKQQYFGIKGSDEIPLSEIKKKKKNWQPSVDEIEGEYWRIVVCPTDEVEVDYGADLDTSMFSSGFSKLSSDSNRRDPYGLSCWNLNNLPRIPGSVLSFETEDISGVVVPWLYVGMCFSSFCWHVEDHFLYSMNYMHFGEPKVWYGVPGADAVKLEEAMRKNLPRLFEEQPDLLHELVTQLSPSVLKSEGVPVYRVVQNPGEFVLTLPRAYHSGFNCGFNCAEAVNVAPVDWLPHGQCAVELYREQRRKTSISHDKLLLKTANEAVRQLWMNLSDCKSEQGVYRWQDTCGKDGMLTSAIKTRVKMEKAARGGNMALRYKKMDGDYDSADRECFSCFYDLHLSAVSCQCSPNRFACLNHANILCSCEMDRKTALLRYTIEELHTLVAALEGDPTAVYQWGQNDLGLVCPSGSTQYKKMDLGENTEFPDSATNVNHGCSLGSQDQYHYDPAKPAGYQQEKGIQIASEKHDKNKMVVNLESPATASNPSRSKSDCSGSLSLNHSSELPSSRIQTGNSTLASITTEKLFGVDIKSNLAQSSDGQVSQLAKPSSSQTDEVSKPAIAKYTVELLDSGTMMIGKKWCNQQAIFPKGFKSRVTFHSVLDPTRTCCYISEVLDAGLLGPLFRVTVEGLPEVSFTHTSPMQCWDSVRDRVNEEIAKQISFGKSGLPDFLSCNSLNGLEMFGFLSSPIIKEIEALDPCHQCLDYWLSRVSSVGTELPSESVMAAMVNDSTNPPIKLLGIEINRRESEQSSSFNNSCVRRSHLAGC, from the exons atgGAGATAGCTTCCGCGGCCGCCCACCAAATCTCGCCCATGGTTTCCTCCCGCGACCCCGGCGAGGAggccagcgcgccgccgcccccgcccccgcgccgCGGCGAGAAGCGGCGAATGCGCGGCCGCACCCCGTCGCCGGAGCCGGCCTCCGCGCCGCAG GATCTCTGCCCATCAGGAGCTTGCGGGGACAATGTTGCTGGAGCTACAACT ACAAATGGAAAGTGGCATCCACATGAATCGTACAGACCTGAAATTGATGATGCCCCTGTTTTCACTCCAACGGAAGAG GAGTTTAAAGATCCAATTAGATATATTACGAGCATTCGTCCCCAAGCAGAAAAGTATGGAATTTGTCGTATTGTTCCACCATCTTCTTGGCGACCGCCTTGTTCTCTGAAGGAGAAGAACTTCTGGGAATGTACAGAGTTCAATACCCGTGTTCAACAAGTTGACAAGCTTCAAAACCGGGAACCCACAAAGAAAAAATCACAACCTCGAGttcagaagaagaggaagaggagaaagagactGAGATTTGGGATGACTCACAGGCGTCCTAGTGCAAATACATCAGAAGACTGCGCAGATGCAGACGAGAAGTTTGGCTTTCAATCTGGCTCAGATTTCACACTAGATGAGTTTCAGAAATATGCAGATGAGTTTAAGCAGCAGTATTTTGGAATAAAGGGAAGTGACGAAATCCCTCTTTCTGAaattaaaaagaagaaaaaaaattggcaaccatCGGTCGATGAAATAGAGGGAGAATATTGGCGGATAGTTGTATGCCCCACTGACGAAGTTGAG GTGGATTATGGTGCTGATTTGGACACTTCAATGTTCAGTAGTGGATTCTCTAAATTATCTTCAGATTCAAATAGACGAGATCCATATGGTTTATCTTGTTGGAATTTGAACAATCTTCCACGTATTCCTGGGTCTGTACTGTCATTTGAAACTGAGGATATATCTGGCGTCGTAGTCCCTTGGCTTTATGTAGGGATGTGCTTCTCATCATTCTGTTGG CACGTGGAAGATCATTTCCTTTATTCTATGAATTACATGCATTTTGGTGAACCAAAAGTATGGTATGGTGTTCCTGGTGCTGATGCAGTGAAGCTGGAAGAAGCTATGAGAAAGAACTTACCAAGATTGTTTGAAGAACAGCCTGATCTCCTACATGAGCTG GTTACGCAATTATCTCCTTCTGTTCTTAAATCAGAAGGAGTTCCTGTTTATCGTGTTGTTCAGAATCCAGGCGAGTTTGTTCTAACGCTACCGCGAGCTTACCATTCTGGGTTCAACTGTGGCTTCAACTGTGCGGAGGCAGTAAATGTCGCACCTGTGGATTGGCTGCCTCACGGACAATGTGCTGTTGAGCTCTACAGGGAGCAGCGGCGCAAGACATCCATATCACATGACAAATTATTACTAAAAACTGCAAATGAAGCTGTCAGACAGCTTTGGATGAACCTTAGCGACTGCAAAAGTGAACAAGGAGTATACAGATGGCAGGATACTTGCGGAAAGGACGGAATGCTGACAAGTGCAATTAAG ACAAGGGTTAAAATGGAGAAGGCAGCACGGGGAGGGAATATGGCACTGCGATATAAGAAAATGGATGGGGATTATGATTCAGCTGACCGGGAATGCTTTTCATGTTTTTATGATCTCCATTTGTCAGCTGTCAGCTGCCAATGCTCCCCAAATCGTTTTGCTTGCTTAAACCATGCAAACATTCTATGTTCATGTGAAATGGACAGAAAAACCGCGTTGTTGCGGTATACCATAGAGGAGCTCCATACTCTTGTTGCAGCTCTAGAGGGTGATCCAACTGCGGTCTACCAGTGGGGACAGAATGATTTAGGTTTAGTCTGCCCATCTGGTTCTACTCAGTACAAGAAGATGGACTTGGGTGAAAACACGGAATTTCCGGATTCAGCAACCAACGTCAATCATGGCTGCAGCTTAGGAAGTCAAGATCAATATCACTATGACCCCGCAAAGCCAGCAGGATACCAGCAAGAGAAGGGAATCCAGATTGCTTCAGAAAAACATGATAAGAACAAGATGGTTGTCAATCTTGAGTCTCCAGCAACAGCTAGTAATCCAAGCAGGTCAAAGTCTGACTGCAGTGGCTCACTGTCCTTGAATCATTCATCTGAGTTACCATCTTCAAGAATTCAAACAGGAAATTCTACGCTAGCTTCCATTACCACAGAGAAACTGTTTGGTGTTGACATTAAATCCAATTTAGCACAGTCTTCTGATGGCCAAGTTAGTCAATTGGCCAAGCCTTCCTCGAGCCAAACTGATGAAGTCTCTAAGCCAGCAATAGCTAAGTATACGGTTGAGCTGCTAGACAGTGGAACAATGATGATTGGTAAAAAGTGGTGCAATCAGCAAGCTATATTCCCCAAAG GATTTAAGAGTCGAGTTACATTTCATAGTGTACTAGATCCAACAAGGACATGCTGCTACATCTCCGAAGTTCTTGATGCTGGGCTTCTTGGACCATTGTTTAGG GTGACTGTCGAAGGTCTTCCAGAAGTTTCGTTTACTCACACATCACCAATGCAATGTTGGGACAGTGTAAGAGACAGAGTAAATGAAGAAATAGCAAAACAAATAAGTTTTGGAAAATCTGGCCTTCCTGATTTTCTATCCTGCAATTCTTTGAATGGACTTGAAATGTTTGGGTTCTTATCCTCCCCTATAATTAAG GAAATCGAGGCTCTAGATCCCTGTCACCAATGCTTGGACTATTGGTTGTCAAGGGTTTCTTCTGTTGGAACTGAACTCCCCTCGGAATCTGTGATGGCAGCAATGGTTAATGACTCCACTAACCCCCCAATAAAGTTGCTCGGGATTGAGATTAACCGGAGGGAATCAGAACAATCAAGTAGCTTCAATAATTCCTGTGTGAGGAGGTCACACTTGGCAGGTTGCTGA